The genomic segment TGATATTTTGGTTATGGGTTTTTTGAAAAAAGTTCCGCGTATCAAATTTCATCAGCTTTACAATATTGAAGGCAGTATAACTGAAGATGAAATAAAGTCAATCGCTGAAAAACTTCTTACCGACCCGATTACAGAAAAATACAGCATAATTCCCGAAGGTTCCGAAGGAAAAATAAGAATTAAGTATCGCTCTATTGAAGTCTGGCTTAAGTACGGCGTTACTGATGCCGTAGCAGGAAGTGTTTTAAAAGCGGTTGAAGACTTAGGGATTAAGTCTGAATTGAAGATAAAAACCGGCCAAAAATATATTTTTGAAGGCGCTATTTTACCGCGTATAGCAAAACAAATTGCCGAAAAACTTCTCGTAAATTCAATGATTCAGCAGTATTTCGTCAGTTAATCATACAAATAAAAAATAAATTCATTGGACCTTTAAATGACAGTAAACATTATAGAAATTCTCAAACTTTCAGATAAACAATTGATAGAACTTTCAAGAAAAAATGTTTTGTCTCTCTCGCTTCTTGAAATGAAAGAAATTAAAAATTATTATAAAAAACGCGGCAGAAATCCTACCGATGTAGAACTTGAAACTATTGCCCAAACATGGAGCGAACACTGCAAGCACAAAACGCTGACGGGAATAATTGAATACAAGGAAAAAATCGGCGGGAAAATAAAGGTAAAAACATATAACAATCTGCTTAAAGAAACTATTTTTAAGGCTACTAAAGAACTTAATAAAAACTGGTGCTGGTCGGTATTTAAAGATAACGCGGGTATAATTGAATTTAATGAAGATAACGGAATAGCATTCAAGGTGGAAACGCATAATCATCCTTCAGCGCTTGAGCCCTACGGAGGAGCGGCAACAGGGATTGGCGGAGTTATCAGAGATATTCTTGGCGTAGGAAAAGGGGCAAAGCCGCTTGCAAATACGGATGTCTTTTGTTTCGGCGATCCCGAGCTGTCCTGGAAAAAACTTCCAAAAGGTGTTTTGCATCCCAAACGTATTGCAAAAGGGGTGGTATCCGGCGTAAGGGATTATGGAAATAGAATGGGTATTCCAACGGTAAACGGCGCGGTCTATTTTGATGACGGCTATATTTCAAATCCTTTAGTCTATTGCGGGACTATGGGGATTATT from the Elusimicrobiota bacterium genome contains:
- a CDS encoding phosphoribosylformylglycinamidine synthase subunit PurS, translating into MKYTIEVSLKPNFSDHHGEHVHHDILVMGFLKKVPRIKFHQLYNIEGSITEDEIKSIAEKLLTDPITEKYSIIPEGSEGKIRIKYRSIEVWLKYGVTDAVAGSVLKAVEDLGIKSELKIKTGQKYIFEGAILPRIAKQIAEKLLVNSMIQQYFVS